From the Bremerella alba genome, one window contains:
- a CDS encoding alpha/beta fold hydrolase — protein MKTENKTLNIAGKKTQLTILGEGPPLLYLHSAGGETEPIAFHKKLAEKYTVYLPAHPGFALSEGLDQIQDIHDLAWHYVDLLGELNLENVPVVSYSLGAWTAAEVKLIRPDLIGPLVMIAAAGLHVDGAPMEELFIDNFDKLRELLFFDSKSQQSIDHFPSDINDPRILMWLRAREATARVGWNPYLHDPKLASHLHRLSGPVQVIWGRHDKLIPLAHGEYYAKHLPNAKLTVLEECGHMVPYEKMDEAAEIALEFIASA, from the coding sequence ATGAAAACAGAAAACAAGACTTTAAATATCGCCGGCAAGAAGACGCAGCTCACCATCCTGGGCGAAGGGCCTCCGCTGCTGTACCTGCACTCGGCCGGGGGCGAGACTGAACCAATCGCGTTTCACAAGAAGTTGGCCGAGAAATACACGGTGTACCTTCCAGCTCATCCAGGATTCGCACTAAGCGAAGGCCTAGATCAGATTCAGGATATCCACGATCTGGCCTGGCATTACGTCGACCTGCTGGGCGAACTGAACCTGGAGAATGTTCCGGTCGTGAGCTATTCGCTGGGTGCGTGGACCGCAGCCGAAGTAAAACTGATTCGTCCCGACCTGATAGGCCCCCTGGTGATGATCGCTGCAGCTGGCTTGCACGTCGACGGGGCTCCCATGGAAGAACTGTTCATTGATAACTTCGACAAGCTACGTGAACTACTTTTCTTCGACTCGAAAAGCCAGCAATCAATCGACCACTTCCCCAGCGACATCAACGACCCACGCATCCTTATGTGGCTACGTGCACGTGAGGCAACGGCACGCGTCGGCTGGAACCCCTACCTGCACGATCCCAAACTGGCGAGTCACCTCCACCGCTTAAGCGGCCCGGTGCAAGTGATATGGGGGCGTCATGACAAGCTTATCCCGCTGGCCCACGGCGAATACTACGCAAAGCATTTGCCCAATGCCAAACTAACCGTCCTGGAAGAGTGCGGGCATATGGTCCCATATGAAAAAATGGACGAAGCTGCAGAGATTGCTTTGGAATTTATTGCCTCAGCTTAA
- a CDS encoding succinate dehydrogenase cytochrome b558 subunit, translating to MSSAPSFLQRNEFLLRRLHSLTGLVPIGAYMVMHLSVNASVFASPLLFQRLVFHIHALGPLLPLVEWAFIFLPIIFHGVYGLIITKDGNPNTQNYPYNSNFRYTMQRATGLIAFLFIAWHVFHMHGWIHASFWVNNIAHPLFGAQFSPYNAASSGAEAMQASIIVPILYAIGVLAITFHFCNGLFTFGITWGFWISAKAQERAKVVANVLFVLLAVVGMTSIVGLYSMSQEKIAESRKEEDKAYELLVEIGDIEPNDHKHSKDSKYYHAEDSDDAAKVESKR from the coding sequence GTGAGCTCGGCACCTAGTTTTTTACAGCGCAACGAGTTTCTGTTGCGTCGCCTGCATTCTTTGACCGGCCTTGTTCCTATCGGTGCCTACATGGTGATGCACCTTTCGGTGAACGCCAGTGTCTTTGCGTCGCCGCTTCTTTTTCAGCGGTTGGTGTTCCATATCCACGCCTTGGGGCCATTGTTGCCGCTGGTCGAGTGGGCGTTCATTTTTCTGCCGATCATTTTCCATGGCGTCTATGGGTTGATCATCACAAAAGATGGCAACCCCAATACGCAAAACTATCCCTATAACAGCAACTTCCGCTATACGATGCAGCGGGCAACAGGGCTGATTGCGTTCCTCTTTATTGCCTGGCACGTGTTTCACATGCATGGTTGGATTCATGCCAGCTTTTGGGTGAATAACATTGCTCATCCGCTATTCGGTGCCCAGTTTTCCCCTTACAACGCAGCAAGTAGTGGGGCCGAAGCGATGCAGGCCTCGATTATTGTGCCAATTCTTTACGCTATCGGTGTCTTGGCAATCACGTTCCACTTCTGCAATGGCCTATTCACCTTCGGCATTACCTGGGGGTTCTGGATCAGTGCCAAAGCGCAAGAGCGGGCCAAGGTGGTTGCCAACGTGCTTTTCGTATTGCTCGCCGTCGTGGGCATGACTTCGATCGTCGGACTCTACTCGATGAGCCAAGAGAAAATAGCCGAATCCCGCAAAGAAGAAGACAAGGCCTACGAACTTCTGGTCGAAATTGGCGACATCGAGCCGAACGATCACAAGCATTCCAAAGATTCAAAATACTACCACGCGGAAGATTCCGACGACGCTGCAAAGGTCGAATCCAAGCGTTAA
- the sdhB gene encoding succinate dehydrogenase iron-sulfur subunit codes for MIAHSQNKPKTFFVKILRQDGPGKPSYWQRFELDYESELNVISVLQRIAAKAKTSSGEKTTPVCWDCGCLEEVCGACTMVINGKVRQSCSALVDKLLEDSNEIELRPMTKFPIVRDLFVDRSRMFNSLKKIKGWVPADGYYDLGPGLRQSRANQEMAYPLSECMTCGCCVEACPQYSKIELLPHSGESDEQFEERKLDAYSHGFVGPAAISQVVLFNLHPTGKMMAGERLDALTEEGGIQVCGNAQNCVAVCPKKIPLTMSIGRVGRETTFNTLRKWFDRPANKH; via the coding sequence ATGATTGCCCATTCCCAAAATAAGCCGAAAACGTTCTTCGTCAAAATCCTTCGCCAGGATGGTCCGGGGAAACCAAGCTATTGGCAGCGGTTCGAACTCGACTACGAGTCAGAGCTGAACGTGATTAGCGTGCTGCAGAGAATCGCCGCCAAGGCAAAGACTTCCAGCGGCGAAAAGACCACTCCGGTTTGCTGGGACTGTGGCTGCCTGGAGGAAGTGTGCGGCGCCTGCACGATGGTGATCAATGGCAAGGTTCGCCAGTCCTGCTCGGCTTTGGTTGATAAGCTTCTAGAGGACAGCAACGAGATCGAGCTTCGTCCGATGACCAAGTTCCCGATCGTGCGCGACCTGTTCGTTGATCGTAGCCGGATGTTCAACTCGCTCAAAAAGATCAAGGGGTGGGTTCCAGCGGATGGTTACTACGATCTAGGGCCAGGGCTACGCCAGTCGCGTGCTAATCAGGAGATGGCCTATCCGCTGAGCGAGTGCATGACATGCGGTTGCTGTGTGGAGGCTTGCCCTCAGTATTCTAAGATTGAATTACTGCCGCATTCCGGGGAATCGGACGAACAGTTTGAGGAGCGTAAGCTTGACGCCTACAGTCATGGCTTTGTGGGCCCTGCTGCGATCAGTCAGGTGGTGCTGTTTAACTTGCACCCAACCGGAAAGATGATGGCCGGTGAGCGGCTCGACGCTTTGACCGAAGAAGGAGGCATTCAGGTTTGTGGGAATGCTCAAAACTGTGTAGCCGTCTGTCCGAAGAAGATCCCGCTGACGATGAGTATCGGCAGGGTTGGCCGAGAAACGACCTTCAACACGCTTCGCAAGTGGTTCGACCGTCCCGCGAATAAGCATTAA
- a CDS encoding SDR family NAD(P)-dependent oxidoreductase encodes MTDASTSLRFQGKVALITGASDRGIGGAIVERLSKEGASIVVANRHEPRRVLKRLERQKTPFLYQDCDVTSDEQIAALKTAAQEKFGKVDYLINNAGIELCQNLEDYEEGQWQELLDINLTGAIRMTRAFLPLLPSPGGVVLNVASALGLGGCVGFSVYSASKAGLTGFTQSLAWELGPKKIRVVAVAPGIVTTPMAMRFAEECDTREEVERLRQDIEACHPLGVGVPHDVANAVAFLVSEEASWITGVTLPLGWAPHYNLPMHRYV; translated from the coding sequence ATGACAGATGCTTCCACTTCTCTAAGATTTCAAGGCAAGGTTGCCCTGATAACCGGGGCCAGCGATCGTGGTATCGGTGGAGCGATTGTTGAGCGTCTCTCGAAAGAAGGGGCCTCAATTGTTGTTGCGAATCGTCACGAACCCAGGCGGGTTCTCAAACGTCTAGAGCGTCAGAAAACGCCCTTTCTCTATCAAGATTGTGACGTTACCAGCGACGAGCAAATTGCCGCATTGAAGACCGCTGCCCAGGAGAAATTCGGCAAGGTCGACTACCTGATCAACAATGCGGGCATCGAGCTTTGCCAGAACCTGGAAGACTATGAAGAAGGTCAATGGCAAGAGTTGCTTGATATCAATCTGACCGGCGCGATACGCATGACTCGCGCCTTCCTTCCGTTGCTACCCTCACCCGGCGGGGTTGTGCTGAATGTCGCTTCGGCTCTGGGGCTGGGTGGGTGCGTTGGCTTCTCGGTCTATAGTGCCAGCAAGGCCGGCCTGACCGGTTTTACGCAGTCGTTGGCATGGGAACTGGGACCCAAGAAGATCCGTGTTGTCGCCGTTGCCCCTGGCATCGTCACCACGCCGATGGCCATGCGATTTGCCGAAGAGTGCGACACCCGCGAGGAAGTCGAACGACTGCGTCAGGATATCGAAGCGTGTCATCCGCTGGGCGTTGGCGTTCCTCATGATGTGGCCAACGCGGTGGCGTTTCTCGTCTCCGAAGAAGCCAGCTGGATCACCGGCGTCACGCTGCCGCTGGGTTGGGCTCCGCACTATAACCTGCCGATGCATCGGTATGTTTAA
- the ftsH gene encoding ATP-dependent zinc metalloprotease FtsH: MDNNDESPKRRGDKGNSGNLWYILVAGAVVFLVAMYLLQSGTEELAQPDLEKLIASIDDKPNEGVEPGLTVKRKDSDGKVSSIRYSNLRNVEIGPSSVTAVVDRYNNDSEDPSKAKTDGQKIVTYLVRSENAAGKIQSMLDEVGFTDYKATGPPNFFEIYGGPLLMIGLGIAFCYFMIRRIGGTGSAIAFGRSRGKLHMQDDLNISFEDVAGIEEAVDEVKEIVDFLRSPEKYQELGGRIPKGVLLVGPPGTGKTLLAKAIAGEAGVSFFSMSGSDFVEMFVGVGAARVRDLFQQAAAKSPCIIFIDELDALGKARGGGIVGGHDEREQTLNALLVEMDGFEANAGIIIIAATNRPEMLDPALLRPGRFDRQVLVDRPDAGGREDILRVHVRSVKLDDTVNLKSVAAITTGFSGADLANLVNEAALLAARKGKSAVGMEEFDEGVERVTAGLEKKQRVMHEDEKLRVAYHESGHALVAYCLPNTDPVHKVSIIPRGLAALGYTMQRPTEDRFLMTQSELESRIQVLLAGTLAEEMVYEEISTGAQNDLERATEIARSMVTDFGMSRLGRVNFRASGRSAFIAEQSEERARSHSEETYREIDLEIKRIIDELLKRTKEMMEDRRAALVSLTERLMELEVVDAAELTRVIEETADGPRIVPGTEVKRHGTPKEINSDDIPPAGSVDQGI, translated from the coding sequence ATGGATAACAACGACGAATCTCCCAAACGGAGAGGCGATAAAGGAAATTCCGGCAATCTATGGTACATCTTGGTGGCCGGGGCGGTCGTGTTTTTGGTCGCCATGTACCTATTGCAATCAGGGACCGAAGAACTGGCCCAGCCAGATCTAGAGAAGTTGATTGCTTCGATTGACGACAAGCCGAACGAAGGTGTCGAGCCTGGTTTAACCGTCAAGCGAAAAGATAGCGATGGCAAAGTTTCCAGTATCCGCTACTCGAATTTAAGAAATGTCGAAATTGGGCCAAGCTCGGTCACGGCCGTGGTGGATCGCTACAACAACGATAGCGAAGACCCCAGCAAAGCAAAGACTGACGGTCAGAAGATCGTGACCTACTTGGTTCGCAGCGAAAATGCTGCGGGCAAGATTCAATCGATGCTCGACGAGGTGGGATTCACCGACTACAAAGCGACCGGTCCGCCCAACTTCTTTGAAATCTACGGCGGTCCACTGCTGATGATTGGTCTAGGGATTGCGTTCTGTTACTTCATGATTCGTCGGATCGGTGGGACAGGCAGTGCGATCGCGTTCGGACGAAGTCGTGGCAAGTTGCACATGCAAGACGATCTAAATATTAGCTTTGAAGATGTCGCCGGCATTGAAGAAGCTGTGGACGAAGTGAAAGAAATCGTCGACTTTCTTCGCTCACCTGAAAAGTATCAGGAACTCGGCGGACGTATTCCCAAAGGGGTACTGCTGGTTGGCCCTCCTGGAACAGGTAAGACTCTTCTAGCCAAAGCAATCGCAGGCGAGGCAGGTGTATCGTTCTTCAGTATGAGCGGAAGCGACTTCGTTGAAATGTTCGTGGGCGTCGGTGCTGCTCGCGTGCGTGACTTGTTTCAACAAGCGGCGGCGAAAAGCCCCTGTATCATCTTTATCGACGAGTTGGATGCGTTGGGTAAGGCTCGTGGCGGCGGAATTGTCGGCGGGCATGACGAACGGGAACAAACGCTCAATGCGCTGCTTGTCGAGATGGATGGCTTCGAAGCGAACGCCGGGATCATTATCATCGCCGCAACAAATCGTCCGGAAATGCTGGACCCTGCCCTGCTCCGTCCTGGCCGATTTGATCGACAGGTACTAGTCGACAGGCCAGACGCAGGCGGCCGTGAAGATATTCTGCGTGTCCATGTTCGAAGCGTAAAGTTGGATGATACGGTTAACTTAAAAAGTGTGGCCGCAATCACCACAGGGTTCTCCGGTGCCGATCTAGCAAACTTGGTCAACGAGGCCGCGCTGCTTGCCGCTCGCAAGGGTAAATCCGCCGTAGGCATGGAAGAGTTCGACGAAGGGGTCGAACGCGTTACCGCCGGCCTTGAGAAGAAGCAACGCGTGATGCACGAAGACGAAAAGCTTCGGGTGGCCTATCACGAAAGCGGTCATGCACTGGTGGCCTATTGCCTTCCCAATACTGACCCGGTGCACAAAGTCTCGATCATTCCACGTGGATTGGCGGCGCTCGGTTATACGATGCAGCGGCCGACCGAAGATCGCTTTTTGATGACGCAAAGCGAACTGGAAAGCCGAATTCAAGTGTTGCTTGCTGGGACGCTTGCCGAGGAAATGGTCTACGAAGAGATCTCGACCGGTGCTCAAAACGATCTTGAACGGGCCACGGAGATCGCTCGGAGCATGGTTACCGACTTTGGCATGAGTCGCTTAGGACGGGTTAACTTCCGAGCGAGCGGGCGTTCGGCTTTCATTGCCGAACAGTCAGAAGAGCGAGCCCGCTCGCACAGTGAAGAAACTTACCGTGAGATCGATCTGGAGATCAAACGCATCATCGACGAACTCCTGAAACGCACCAAAGAGATGATGGAAGATCGTCGGGCCGCCCTCGTTTCTCTAACAGAGCGATTGATGGAACTAGAGGTGGTCGACGCAGCAGAATTAACACGAGTTATCGAAGAAACCGCAGACGGTCCAAGAATTGTGCCCGGCACGGAAGTGAAGCGGCATGGAACGCCTAAGGAAATTAACTCAGACGATATTCCCCCAGCAGGTTCAGTCGACCAGGGAATCTAG
- the sdhA gene encoding succinate dehydrogenase flavoprotein subunit, translating into MAEKRVLVIGGGLAGLAATMKLAELGIKVDLMSLTPVKRSHSVCAQGGINSVNDATRQLGDDEYKHFDDTVYGGDFLNHQPPVYEMAMWAPKVIDLMDRLGVPFNRTTEGFIDRRRFGGTLYKRTAFAGATTGQQLLYALDEQVRRWEVEGMVKKYEMWDFLGPVLNDEGTCVGAVAQDLYSMEIRSFKADAVVVATGGCGLIYGRSTMSMTCNGSAASRCVQAGAKYGNGECIQVHPTAIPGADKLRLMSESARGEGGRVWVPKTPHDSRGPKDIPESERYYFLEERYPEYGNLVPRDIATREIFDVCVNGGLSVEQDRQCVYLDLTHIEASELNRKLGGILDIYRKFQGVDPCYTPMRIFPAVHYSMGGLWSNYEKKASGGLVAGSPTNQVTNIPNLYAIGEVDYHYHGANRLGANSLLSCIFSGLFVAPGLETLLGSMAPGTSAADQPASLYEAAVKKHQVRHDSLLKQKGDENPYLIHQELGNLMTNVATVVRKNSQLTEGIGKLADLNERVWKCSLSDTGNWSNQNVLFTKALQDMFPIAEAILKGALQRDECRGAHYKPEFELPGLTAENPAEHRRQAEQWCDKFEANVDKFLKSTIATYDGKDVSISYEEVDTSIEPPRPRLYGLVGAEQISDVWKERKRKKQEAAAAQGDPAATAN; encoded by the coding sequence ATGGCAGAGAAGCGAGTTCTAGTTATCGGTGGTGGTTTGGCCGGTCTGGCTGCCACCATGAAGCTGGCCGAGTTAGGCATCAAAGTCGATTTGATGAGCCTCACGCCGGTCAAACGCTCGCACAGTGTGTGTGCTCAGGGGGGAATCAACAGCGTCAATGACGCGACGCGCCAACTGGGCGACGACGAGTACAAGCACTTCGACGATACCGTCTACGGTGGCGACTTCTTGAATCACCAGCCACCGGTGTACGAGATGGCCATGTGGGCTCCTAAGGTGATCGACCTGATGGATCGCCTGGGGGTTCCGTTTAATCGAACCACCGAAGGCTTTATCGATCGTCGTCGATTCGGTGGAACACTGTACAAGCGAACGGCTTTCGCCGGGGCGACCACCGGTCAACAACTTCTCTACGCGCTCGACGAACAAGTCCGCCGCTGGGAAGTCGAGGGTATGGTCAAGAAGTACGAAATGTGGGACTTCCTCGGACCTGTCCTGAATGACGAGGGAACGTGTGTCGGGGCGGTTGCTCAAGATCTCTACAGTATGGAGATTCGCTCCTTCAAGGCCGACGCCGTCGTGGTCGCGACCGGTGGTTGTGGTCTGATCTATGGCCGCAGCACGATGAGCATGACCTGTAACGGTTCGGCCGCGAGTCGCTGTGTTCAGGCCGGTGCTAAGTATGGTAACGGCGAATGTATTCAAGTTCACCCGACGGCCATTCCCGGTGCCGATAAGCTTCGACTAATGAGCGAATCGGCCCGTGGTGAAGGGGGACGTGTTTGGGTTCCAAAGACGCCTCACGATTCTCGGGGCCCGAAAGACATTCCCGAATCCGAGCGTTACTACTTCCTGGAGGAACGTTATCCGGAATACGGCAACCTTGTTCCTCGTGACATTGCCACACGCGAGATTTTCGATGTCTGCGTGAATGGTGGCCTCAGTGTTGAGCAAGATCGCCAGTGCGTCTACTTGGATCTAACGCATATTGAAGCAAGCGAGCTCAATCGTAAGCTGGGCGGTATTCTCGATATCTATCGGAAGTTCCAAGGGGTCGATCCTTGCTACACGCCGATGCGGATCTTCCCGGCCGTGCACTACAGTATGGGCGGTTTGTGGTCTAATTACGAAAAGAAAGCTAGTGGCGGCTTGGTCGCCGGATCGCCGACTAATCAGGTCACCAACATTCCGAACTTGTATGCGATTGGCGAAGTCGACTACCACTATCACGGTGCCAATCGCTTGGGTGCGAACTCGCTGTTGTCCTGTATCTTCTCAGGGCTTTTCGTCGCACCCGGCTTAGAGACACTGCTCGGTAGCATGGCACCAGGGACGTCGGCAGCCGATCAACCGGCTTCGTTGTACGAAGCAGCTGTGAAGAAGCACCAAGTGCGTCACGATAGCCTGCTGAAGCAAAAGGGGGATGAGAACCCTTACCTGATTCACCAGGAGTTGGGCAATCTGATGACCAACGTCGCAACGGTGGTGCGTAAAAATTCGCAGCTCACCGAAGGCATCGGCAAGCTGGCTGACCTGAATGAGCGAGTCTGGAAGTGCTCTCTCAGCGATACCGGCAATTGGTCGAATCAAAACGTGCTCTTTACCAAGGCTTTGCAGGACATGTTCCCGATCGCGGAGGCTATCCTCAAGGGGGCTTTGCAGCGTGACGAATGCCGAGGTGCTCACTATAAGCCAGAATTCGAATTGCCTGGCCTAACTGCCGAAAATCCTGCCGAGCATCGCCGTCAGGCCGAACAATGGTGTGATAAGTTTGAGGCGAACGTTGATAAGTTTCTCAAGAGTACGATCGCCACGTACGATGGCAAAGACGTAAGCATCAGCTACGAAGAAGTAGATACAAGCATCGAGCCACCGAGGCCTCGCCTGTATGGCCTCGTTGGTGCGGAACAGATCAGCGATGTTTGGAAGGAACGGAAGAGAAAGAAGCAGGAAGCAGCTGCCGCTCAAGGTGATCCAGCCGCCACTGCCAATTAG
- a CDS encoding response regulator — MRNSEHPTMLITDDDRAFRETMAEVFARRGFEPILAANGEEAIHVAQGTTVHVALFDFHMPERTGLESITACRSLGINIPYILLTGGLDQAIATQAESVEIFSLLEKPVSIQIVTGVVKDAMASHYPWYEAGR, encoded by the coding sequence ATGCGAAATTCTGAACATCCAACCATGCTGATCACCGATGACGATCGCGCTTTCCGCGAGACGATGGCGGAGGTGTTCGCGCGTCGCGGGTTTGAGCCGATCTTGGCGGCCAACGGCGAAGAGGCAATCCACGTGGCTCAGGGAACTACGGTTCACGTCGCACTATTCGATTTTCATATGCCTGAGAGAACAGGCTTGGAATCGATTACGGCCTGTCGCAGCCTGGGAATCAACATCCCTTACATTCTTCTAACCGGCGGCCTCGACCAGGCCATCGCCACCCAGGCAGAAAGTGTGGAAATATTCTCTCTGCTTGAGAAGCCAGTCAGCATTCAGATTGTGACCGGCGTGGTGAAAGATGCGATGGCAAGCCATTACCCGTGGTACGAAGCAGGGCGTTGA
- a CDS encoding LLM class flavin-dependent oxidoreductase produces the protein MKFFAFHLMPWDRLPEDFSEKYDTAWTWLPNEIFDPEHGGELYNNYLDQLVLADQLGFDGVCVNEHHQNAYGTMPSPNLMASILARQTKNCRIAVVGNAIPFYDPPTRCAEEFAMIDCISGGRLIAGLVVGGGPEYYSFSKNPTFAREMYREAFDLIMRAWTEPGPFEHYGKHWKLKYVNPWPRPIQQPHPPIWIPGAGSRETIQFVAQRRFAYMGIPYFHMDFFQRNFDMFRDECEKCDYTTDPEQLGWLLPIYCAETDEQAWAEYEPHLWYFVKKLLKGLVVFPPGYTSARSIAGIQKGLKQFMSTCESREDIEAGGYAIVGSPDTVRQKLSERIKRLGVGNLLGLFQLGTLPHDMTCKNMKLFAEKVMPGLREELDVTLSS, from the coding sequence ATGAAATTCTTCGCCTTCCATTTGATGCCCTGGGACCGACTTCCTGAGGACTTTTCCGAGAAGTACGATACCGCGTGGACCTGGCTCCCTAACGAAATCTTCGATCCCGAGCACGGCGGCGAACTCTATAACAACTACCTCGATCAGCTCGTCCTTGCTGACCAGCTAGGGTTCGACGGGGTTTGCGTCAACGAACATCACCAGAACGCCTACGGCACGATGCCTAGCCCCAACCTGATGGCATCGATCTTGGCGCGACAGACGAAGAACTGCCGCATTGCCGTGGTGGGAAATGCCATACCCTTCTACGATCCGCCAACCCGCTGCGCTGAAGAATTTGCCATGATCGACTGCATCAGCGGCGGTCGGCTGATCGCTGGCCTCGTTGTCGGTGGCGGTCCTGAATACTACAGCTTCTCGAAGAACCCAACCTTTGCCCGCGAGATGTACCGGGAAGCGTTTGATCTCATCATGCGAGCGTGGACCGAGCCTGGTCCATTCGAGCACTACGGCAAGCATTGGAAGCTGAAGTACGTCAACCCATGGCCACGCCCCATTCAGCAACCGCATCCACCAATCTGGATCCCTGGCGCCGGTAGCCGCGAAACGATTCAGTTCGTGGCTCAGCGTCGGTTCGCTTATATGGGTATTCCCTACTTCCACATGGACTTCTTCCAACGCAACTTCGATATGTTCCGTGATGAATGTGAGAAGTGCGATTACACCACCGACCCGGAACAACTCGGCTGGCTTCTGCCCATCTATTGCGCGGAAACCGATGAACAAGCCTGGGCCGAGTACGAACCGCACCTCTGGTACTTCGTAAAGAAGCTCCTCAAAGGATTGGTCGTGTTTCCGCCAGGCTACACATCGGCCCGCTCGATCGCTGGCATCCAGAAGGGCTTGAAGCAATTCATGAGCACCTGCGAATCCCGCGAAGACATCGAAGCTGGCGGGTACGCCATCGTCGGCAGCCCGGACACGGTTCGCCAGAAGCTTTCAGAGCGTATCAAAAGATTGGGCGTTGGGAACCTGCTAGGCTTGTTCCAACTCGGCACGCTGCCGCACGATATGACCTGCAAGAATATGAAGCTTTTCGCCGAAAAGGTCATGCCTGGCCTCCGCGAAGAACTCGACGTCACCCTCTCCAGCTAG